The Thermogemmatispora onikobensis DNA segment AGGGAGCGGGAGGAAGGGCTTGAATGAGAAGAAACATCAACGCTGTAGAGCCGGAAGGAGGAGAGGAGTCCCTCTCAGTGAGAGGACTGCCGTAAGCTGGATGGAGACAATACGTGTCCTGATTGTTGAAGAGCAGCCGTTGTTGCGCATTGGTATTCATGCTACGCTGGAACGCATGGGCGACTGTGAGATCATCGGCGAGACCACCGATCCTGCCGAGATTCTAACAATCGCTGGCGATGGCCAACTTGATGTCGCCTTGATTGACACTGGTCTGACCTGCGCCGACCCTCTGGAGATCGCTCGTCAGGTGCGGCGGGTCGCGCCGCAGGTCGCCATGATTATGCTAACGCCTGCCGAGAACGAAGAAGATCTCTTCCAGTCGATTAAGGTAGGCGCCGCGGCCTACTATACACGCGACATCGGCCTGGAAGAACTGAGGGAGGCGGTGCGCAAGGTCAGTCGCGGCGAGTATCTGATGAACGATGATGTGCTCGCCAGACCGCAGATTGCCTCGCGTGTCCTGGCCTCGTTTCGGGCGCTCAACGAGGAAGAGGAAGAGGTCGACAACGCTCAGAAGGAACCGTCACCGCTTTCCAGCCGCGAGATCGAAATTCTTGATCATATTGCCCGCGGGCGCAGCAACAAGGAGATCGCCAAAGTGCTCAAAATCAGCGATCAGACTGTCAAGAATCATATTACTTCAATCCTGAAGAAGCTGGCTGTGAATGATCGCACTGCGGCGGTTGTCTATGCGCTCAAGCATGGCTGGATTACTATCGAGAAAGAGCAGTGAATCCAGCCATGCTGGGCGCTCTGAACAAGACCAAGACCAGCGCGGCGCGGCAAGTCACCGTGTTTGACCTCTGCTCATAGCCCTGTTCATTGCTCTGTCCTTACGGCCTGGTGAGCGATAGAAGTTGGCGACCGTCTCGATTCAGGCCCCCACTCCTAGCCGGCCCACTGACCGATGAGAAACTGGAGTGCGGAGAAGGTGAGCAACCCTCCCGAGATCAGCAAGTAATGGAGGCGAAAGCTTTCACTTCTGCCAAGGCGCGCCAGAATCAGGAAAGCTGGAAAGAGAACCAAAGCGTAGCGCGGCATCGACAGCGTGGGATAGCGTCCCACTGCAGGAACAAGCAGGAAGAAGATGAACGCTCCAACAGTGTAGAGCGTGTAGGTGGCTGCGAGGGGGCCGCGCAGGCGCCAGGGGCCGACCAGGAGCAGTATGACCAGAGCCAGCACTGCGGTCAGCAGCGTCAGGTCGATGACGCGATGGATAGTAATAAAATCGAGGTGACTGGAATCCTGAACAAGAGCAGCAATGGTTGCGCTAAAGGCGAGCCAGGGGGGCTGAAGACTGCGCTGCCAGACCGCTTCCGCGTGAGAAAAAGCCAGCGGATCGTGAAAACGCAGGTAGCAGTAGCTGGCAAACAGCGCAAGGCCGCTGGGGATGCCAAGGATGCTCAGCACATCAAGGCGGAATTTGCGCAGGCGAAAATCATGCTGACGCAGGTACTCATAGACAAAAGGGATAAGAAGCGGAATAGCTGTGACTCGCGTCAGGCTGGCGAGGGCACCCCAGAGCGCAGCCTGCCACCACTGTCCGCGCCGTAGGGCAAAGAAACAGAGAAGAGAAAGAAGCATAAAGAGTGATTCGCTATAGGCTGCAGCCAGGAAAAAAGCCATAGGAAACGTTGCATAGTAGAGCACAGTGCGGCTGGCGAGTTCCTCGCCGAAGTCCTCGGAGATCAGGCGGTATAACACCACCAGAACGCCGAAGCCAGCCAGGTTTGAGACGACCAGAGCCGCCAGTACAGGGTTATCAGCCAGATAATTGAGCAGGCGAATGAGGAGGGGATAGAGGGGGAAGAAGGCCGTACGCCACCAATCACTATAGCCATGCAGGGCGATGGCAATAAAATGGCCAGTGTCCCAGTGCCTCCAGCTGTTGATCATGGCTCGTAGGACGGGGCCGCTAGTGCTGCTGGTGTCGCCGGGAAAGAGGAAAGCGACGTAGCTCAGGAGCAGATAGAGCAGGTGGGTAGCAGTATAGATCGGTAGGGCCTGCTGGATGGCCGTGAGCCAGGGGGAGCGGATAGCCGTAGTCGCTGTCTCCACCTGCGTCTTGCTCTGGTCTGCTACAGCCTGGTCAAGCTGTCCCTTCTGTTCAGGCAGTCTGTTCTCGCCTGTTATCGTGGCTGGTTCCTCTAACGCAGATGGGAGGGAGGCGGGAGAAGCTTCTTGCTCCCTCCGCTGGCTGGCGGAATGCCAAGCGGACACAGAATGCATTTGCTCGTCAACTGCAGATTCAGGGACTGATGAGAGCAGCGGGACAGCCTCATCTTTGGTCAGAGGCTGGCTCAGCTGCTCTCCTCTCGAGCGACGAGAGCGGAGTGAATGAAGCATGAGCATTCTCATTGATCGTAAAACCCCAGGTCTGTGAGTGCTCGTAGACTCAATGGGCGGCGAACCTGTGGATGCCCCTTCCCAATCAGGAGCGGTAGCCGCGTATCGCCCTGGGAAGAGAGCTGGACCCGCTCTTTCCCACAGGCAAATTGTTCAGCTCTGATAGAGTGACGATTGACTGGTTGCAGCAATAACGCGCCAGCCCTCTTTGGTTCTCTCTCTTGCTCCCTGGTAATATCCTCTACTATGTGCATGGAAGATTGTTATTCAATGGGGAGATATGCTATCATAGAAGAGTCGTCACGAAACAGCTTTTCCTCTTGGAATTGAGACGTAGATCAATCGATTCTTTTAATAAAGTGTTCTAATGATATTTCAGGAACGCTATGGGAAGGGAAGACACTTGCAAACCTGGCAGGAACTGCTGAGTCAGCTTATTGAGGACATTCAGCTGGAGAGGCGACTTGCGCAGGAGATGGGGGTACAGCCAATTACGCTCAGGCGTTGGGCCCGGGGGGTGGTGCAACCGCGGGAGGATAACATCCGGCGTTTGCTGAAGGCGGTCCCGCGTGAGATCCATCCTGAGCTGATGCGTCTGCTGGCCAAAGACTTCCCGAAGCTGCTGGAGCAACCTGCGGAAAGCTCAGTCCCGACAGCGCTGCCAGCGCCACCCATCGAGGTTTACGTGCGTGCCCTCAGCATGTATACGACGACGCCCCCTGCTCTCTATCCAGAAGCGCTCTATGATCTTCTGTTACAGCAGATGCTCAGACAGCTTGATCCAGAGCAACATGGCCTGGCTGTGACAGTCGCGCGCTGCATGCCGCCGCCGGCCCCGGGGCAGAAAGTGCGCAGCCTGCGCGAGATTGTTGGACGCGGCAATCCTCCCTGGCCGCGCGATCTCAGCCAGCAGACGATTTTCCTGGGAGCGGAGTCGCTGGCCGGAGCTGCTGTGACCCATTGCCGTCTGGTGACGATCCCTAGCCGCGACGAAGAGTATAGTCTCTTCCCGGCTCACTGGGTCGAGCATGAGCAGAGCGCGGTGGCCTGCCCTATTCTCTGGCAGACGCGCGTTGCCGGCTGTCTCATTGTCTCCAGCGCTTTACCTCATGCTTTTACTCAGGCCCAGCAGTCCTTGATTGAGCGCTATGCCCAGCTGATGTCTCTCTCCTTTCGCCCCGAGGCTTTCTACAGCCATAGCGATATCGAGCTGCGCCTGATGCCTCTCTACATTGAGCAATTGCCATATCTTCGCAACTTCAGGAGATATGTCAGTCGCAAGGTGGAGGAGGCCAATGTAGCGGGCCGCTCGTTATCGCTGTCTGAAGCCCAAGAAGCGGCCTGGCGGGAGATAGAGGAGCAGCTTCTGGAGCTGCCTTTGCGCCAGGCAAAAGAGGATGGGGAACGGCGCTGAGACGCCGTGAAGCCTGGAAGACGCGAAGCATGTGCTCTGGCCTGGAGACCCTGGTTTCGCCATTCCAGAGCGCATGCTTCTGGAAGAGATCGAAGATAAGAGAGCGTCCGATCAGCTGGTGGTGTATAGTCCGGGCTCCGCTCTACCACCAGCGGCGATAATCGTTCTCGCGCGAGTAGGGGTGGTAGGGATAGGAGGGGTAGCTGATAGTGGCGGGGGGCTTGAGCCAGGGGCGCAGGATCAGCGTAATGATCAGGCCAGTCAGGAAGCCGCCAACGTGGGCCAGATAAGCGACGCCACCCATCCCCTGTTGCACCTGGGCCAGGGAGGCCACGCCATCGAAGAGCTGCAGCAGGAACCAGAGGCCGATGAGCACAATCGCTGGCAGTGTCACAATGGTGAAGAAAAAGAAGATGAAGATGACGGTACGCACGCCGGCCACGGGGAAAAGCACCAGGTAGGCTGCCAACACGCCGGCGATCGCGCCGCTGGCCCCAATGCTGGGAACCGTGGAGTCAGGAAAAGCCACGGCCTGGGCAAGGCCGGCTACGATGCCACACAACAGATAGAAGCAGAGATAAGGGAAGTGTCCCAGACGGTCTTCCACATTATCGCCGAAGACGTAGAGAAAGAGCATGTTGCCGCCGATGTGCAGCCAACCGGCGTGCAGAAACTGAGAAGTAATCAAGGTAAAGTAGACCGGCTCAGGGGTCTGGAAAGCAAGGTGAGCCCGCACCAGGGCCGTCTGAGGAACACCATGTAAGAGGGCGGCGGGCACGACTCCGTAGGCGAAAATCAGCTCATCTGCGCGATCCCCAAGGGAAAGCTCGTAAAGGAAAACCAGTAGATTGACCAGGATCAGGCCCCACGTCATCCAGGGCACATGTCGGCGTGGCCCTGGGAAGTCCTGAAATGGTATCACCTGCAGTCTCCTCCTTTAGCCTGTAGGTTGCTATGCTCCAATACGATTCAGGTGCCACTGGAGCTTCAGGCAACGTCTGCCTTGCCTGCCAGCCTCTGTTGGAGCGACCCCTTGAGCCGACGAGGATGTGCTGGGCAATGAGCCGAACGAAACGGCCATCTCCGACCGGACTCTCTGGGCGCAATCCGGCCTGTTCAGTGTTACCCTGTCCTCCGCTGCTCTTTGGGCCGCCTTCGCGGCTGCGTGCTGAGCTGTTTAGCCTGCAACCGACCAACGGCGCAGCACCTCCAGGGTGTCTTTTACCAGTTGCTCCAGTGGGGCGAGCGGCACGTATTCTGCGGGAGAATGCTCATTCACCACGCCGGTGGAGATGGTAAAGACACGTACGCGCGGACGGAGGGCGCTTGCGTCGCTACCGATGAAGGTGGGGCGCAGCTGGAGCTGCTCGCCACGATCGGCCAGCACCTGACGGTAGAGGGACAGTAGCGGCTCCTGTTCATCAACAAGGTAGGAACCGCAGTGAGGGACAAAGCGTACCTCAGCCTGCCCTCCGGCCTGATGGGCAGCCTCTGCAAAGGCCGTGCGCAAGCGTTCACGGTAGCGCTCTATCTGCTCGCCTCCCTCGAAGCTACGCAGCTCTCCCTGGAGCAGCACGCGAGCAGGGACGGCATTGCGAGCGCTACCACCCTCGATACGTCCGATCAAAATCCGCGTTTGATCATTGGCCAGCGAACCGTGAGGGTAGGTTGCCTGGCGGAAAATCTCCAGGGCGTTCACGGTCTGGCGTAGATCTTTGCCGGGGTGGCCAGTGCGGCCAATGATCTCGACATCGAAGGCTTCATAGTGGGCGCCGCGCGAGACAACTACGCCTGCCTCAAAAGCGTTATCGAAGACGATGCCATCGCTTACCTGCCAGGGAGTTGGATCGAAAGCGCGAGCGCCCTGCAGGCCGCTCTCCTCTTGAACGGTGAAGAGCACGACGATGGGCGGGTGGGGCAGTGAGCCTTCCTGGAGACGCCTGAGCGTTTCCAGGATGATGGCCAGGCCGGCGGCGTCGTCAGCTCCGAGGTTGGAGCTGCCATCGCTGTAGAGGACGCCATTCCGCAACACGGGACGCTGTCCCCGCCCCGGCGGAACGCGGTCCATGTGAGCATTCAAGAGCACGGGGCGCCCCTGGCCGGGAAGCAGAGCGATCAGGTTCCCGGCGCCATCAACGCTGGTCGTTAACCCCTGGGCCTGCAGAGTAGTCTCAAGGTACTGGCGAACGTGCTCCTCATGCCCTGATGTGGAGGGCAAGGCTACCAGATCGAGCAGGCTGGCGTAAAGGCGGTCTGCGCTCATCACAAAGGTACTCTTTCTAGTTCTTCTCCCTGAATCCCGGTTCCCAGGGCTTCTTTTCTCATTATAGCGGGATTGTGGGAGTGAAGAAAAGGCGGTAGTGGCTTCCGGTTGCCAGCCAGCCCAGTCAGGCGGATCTTGCTGGTCCTCCCCGAAAAGCGCTTTGGCAGGGGGCCTGGCCTATTTGCCATCTTCTATTGGTTCAGTTATAATGCCCGATGATAGAAAACAGTCGCTCCATCTCATTTTGCATGAAGCGAGTAGACAGAGAAGCAAGCGCGAGGAGAGCTGGTCTTCTCTGGTGAGGGAGGAGGACCAAGATGCCGTCCTGGCGCGGCTGTCTACTTGTGAAGGGAGCGCTGCCCATCGTGCTGTGCCCTTGTTCAAGCCGTGCTAGCTCTAGCTAGAAGGGGATCTGTGCATGACTCCTGGTGCTGCTGACCTCATAGGGAGACCAACCGAGCTATTTTACTGGGTACGGGGCGAGATGGTAGTTGTGGTGCAACTGCCCAGAAGGCCGGCTGAAGATGCCTTGGAATTGCTGGCTGAGCAGGTACGGAGCCAGCTCAATGCTCTTCTG contains these protein-coding regions:
- a CDS encoding LuxR C-terminal-related transcriptional regulator produces the protein METIRVLIVEEQPLLRIGIHATLERMGDCEIIGETTDPAEILTIAGDGQLDVALIDTGLTCADPLEIARQVRRVAPQVAMIMLTPAENEEDLFQSIKVGAAAYYTRDIGLEELREAVRKVSRGEYLMNDDVLARPQIASRVLASFRALNEEEEEVDNAQKEPSPLSSREIEILDHIARGRSNKEIAKVLKISDQTVKNHITSILKKLAVNDRTAAVVYALKHGWITIEKEQ
- a CDS encoding mannosyltransferase family protein — encoded protein: METATTAIRSPWLTAIQQALPIYTATHLLYLLLSYVAFLFPGDTSSTSGPVLRAMINSWRHWDTGHFIAIALHGYSDWWRTAFFPLYPLLIRLLNYLADNPVLAALVVSNLAGFGVLVVLYRLISEDFGEELASRTVLYYATFPMAFFLAAAYSESLFMLLSLLCFFALRRGQWWQAALWGALASLTRVTAIPLLIPFVYEYLRQHDFRLRKFRLDVLSILGIPSGLALFASYCYLRFHDPLAFSHAEAVWQRSLQPPWLAFSATIAALVQDSSHLDFITIHRVIDLTLLTAVLALVILLLVGPWRLRGPLAATYTLYTVGAFIFFLLVPAVGRYPTLSMPRYALVLFPAFLILARLGRSESFRLHYLLISGGLLTFSALQFLIGQWAG
- a CDS encoding GAF domain-containing protein is translated as MIFQERYGKGRHLQTWQELLSQLIEDIQLERRLAQEMGVQPITLRRWARGVVQPREDNIRRLLKAVPREIHPELMRLLAKDFPKLLEQPAESSVPTALPAPPIEVYVRALSMYTTTPPALYPEALYDLLLQQMLRQLDPEQHGLAVTVARCMPPPAPGQKVRSLREIVGRGNPPWPRDLSQQTIFLGAESLAGAAVTHCRLVTIPSRDEEYSLFPAHWVEHEQSAVACPILWQTRVAGCLIVSSALPHAFTQAQQSLIERYAQLMSLSFRPEAFYSHSDIELRLMPLYIEQLPYLRNFRRYVSRKVEEANVAGRSLSLSEAQEAAWREIEEQLLELPLRQAKEDGERR
- a CDS encoding rhomboid family intramembrane serine protease, whose protein sequence is MIPFQDFPGPRRHVPWMTWGLILVNLLVFLYELSLGDRADELIFAYGVVPAALLHGVPQTALVRAHLAFQTPEPVYFTLITSQFLHAGWLHIGGNMLFLYVFGDNVEDRLGHFPYLCFYLLCGIVAGLAQAVAFPDSTVPSIGASGAIAGVLAAYLVLFPVAGVRTVIFIFFFFTIVTLPAIVLIGLWFLLQLFDGVASLAQVQQGMGGVAYLAHVGGFLTGLIITLILRPWLKPPATISYPSYPYHPYSRENDYRRWW
- a CDS encoding M20/M25/M40 family metallo-hydrolase, translating into MSADRLYASLLDLVALPSTSGHEEHVRQYLETTLQAQGLTTSVDGAGNLIALLPGQGRPVLLNAHMDRVPPGRGQRPVLRNGVLYSDGSSNLGADDAAGLAIILETLRRLQEGSLPHPPIVVLFTVQEESGLQGARAFDPTPWQVSDGIVFDNAFEAGVVVSRGAHYEAFDVEIIGRTGHPGKDLRQTVNALEIFRQATYPHGSLANDQTRILIGRIEGGSARNAVPARVLLQGELRSFEGGEQIERYRERLRTAFAEAAHQAGGQAEVRFVPHCGSYLVDEQEPLLSLYRQVLADRGEQLQLRPTFIGSDASALRPRVRVFTISTGVVNEHSPAEYVPLAPLEQLVKDTLEVLRRWSVAG